DNA from Xanthomonas hyacinthi:
CCGATGTCAGCCCCCTCGCCCGCCACCGCCACCGACCCTGCACTGTGGCAGCGCCTGTCCGGCAACATGGACTGGGAGCAGCTGTTCGCGACTTGGGGCATCAAGATCGCCGCGGCGCTGGCGGTACTGCTGGTCGGCCTGTGGCTGTCACGCTGGCTCGCCAACCTGCTGCCCAAGGCGATGGGCCGGGTCGGCGTGGACATGATGCTGACCAGCTTCCTGCGCAACGTCGCCTATGCGGTCGGCATCGTCGTGGTGGTGATCGCTGCGCTGGGCACGGTCGGGGTCAACACCGCCTCGCTGCTGGCAGTGATCGGCGCCGCCGGCCTGGCGATCGGCCTGGCGCTGAAGGATTCGCTGTCCAACATCGCCTCCGGCGTCATGCTGGTCACGCTGCGTCCGTTCCGCGTCGGCGACGTGGTCACCATCGCCGGGCAGACCGGCACGGTGGAGGCAGTGCGCATTTTCCAGACGCTGCTTAGCGGCGCGGATCGGCAGAGCTTCACCATTCCCAACAACCTGATCACCGCCAGCCCGATCGTCAACCTGACCGCGCAGCCGACCCGGCGCGTGGAACTGGTGATCGGCATCGGCTATCAGGACGACCTCGCCCTCGCCCGCCAGGTCGCGCTGGACATCATGAAGGCCGATCCGCGCGTGCTGCCCGATCCGGCGCCGGACGTGGTGGTGTACGAACTCGGCGCCAACTCGGTGAACCTGGGCATCCGCTGCTACGTGATGGCGGCCGACTGGTTCGGGGTCAAGGTCGCCCTGCTCGAGCAGATCAAGCTCGGCTTCGACCGCGCCAAGATCAGCATTGCGTACCCGCAGAAGGACACGCACCTGTACCTGCACGACAAAGACGGCGCGCCGCTGCGACTGGACGCGCTGGCGCGCAATGCAACGGCGCTGCCAGCGGCCGGCGATCCGCCGCCGGCCGCCGACTGAGCTTGGCTCAGGCGGCGCCGGCGGTTCCGGCCAGCCGGCCCATGAACGGCCGGTAGTAGCGCAGCTCGTCGATCGAATCGTGCACGTCGCTGAGCGCGGTGTGCGAGGAGGTCTTGTTCAGGCCCGCGGCCACCGCCGGCGCCCAGCGCCGCGCCAGTTCCTTCAGCGTCGACACGTCCAGGTTGCGGTAGTGGAAGAAGCGCTCCAGCCGCGGCATCTGCCGGTGCAGGAAGCGCCGGTCCTGGCAGATCGAATTGCCGCACATCGGCGAGGCGCCGGGCTTGCACCACTGCGCCAGGAACGCC
Protein-coding regions in this window:
- a CDS encoding mechanosensitive ion channel family protein yields the protein MSAPSPATATDPALWQRLSGNMDWEQLFATWGIKIAAALAVLLVGLWLSRWLANLLPKAMGRVGVDMMLTSFLRNVAYAVGIVVVVIAALGTVGVNTASLLAVIGAAGLAIGLALKDSLSNIASGVMLVTLRPFRVGDVVTIAGQTGTVEAVRIFQTLLSGADRQSFTIPNNLITASPIVNLTAQPTRRVELVIGIGYQDDLALARQVALDIMKADPRVLPDPAPDVVVYELGANSVNLGIRCYVMAADWFGVKVALLEQIKLGFDRAKISIAYPQKDTHLYLHDKDGAPLRLDALARNATALPAAGDPPPAAD
- the orn gene encoding oligoribonuclease: MAEPHVDSDRLIWIDLEMTGLDTDKDSIIEIATVVTDTQLNVLAEGPEFAIAHALQTLEAMDEWNRNQHRHSGLWQRVLDSQVVLAQAEAQTVAFLAQWCKPGASPMCGNSICQDRRFLHRQMPRLERFFHYRNLDVSTLKELARRWAPAVAAGLNKTSSHTALSDVHDSIDELRYYRPFMGRLAGTAGAA